A window of the Tenebrio molitor chromosome 1, icTenMoli1.1, whole genome shotgun sequence genome harbors these coding sequences:
- the mRpS34 gene encoding uncharacterized protein mRpS34 — MPYKYIGRRTDFRGKTLWEIVGNLKNFGIGRIVVRSRFERYQEPSYLKIVKVEPLPCPEVQNMDNQRKVRVLVEKTFRGKTFPNPITIESASYKTDYRLLSTDEEKAYCKMVELKSELPIYPKTMDFPPLLKELLIKEKKAKGEVLEELKLDVVYQKKNNGTYRIANEGEEPTISFNVNPEKLPDISLYKNIKFSTEH; from the exons ATGCCTTACAAATACATAGGACGACGAACAGATTTTAGAGGAAAGACGCTATGGGAAATTGTTGGAAATCTCAAAAATTTTGGTATTGGACGTATAGTAGTAAGAAGTAGATTTGAAAGATATCAAGAACCGAGTTACCTTAAAATAGTTAAGGTTGAACCACTGCCATGTCCAGAAGTGCAAAATATGGAT AATCAAAGAAAAGTGCGTGTTTTGGTTGAGAAAACATTTCGAGGAAAAACTTTTCCAAACCCAATCACAATTGAATCGGCCAGCTACAAAACAGACTACCGACTATTATCAACAGATGAAGAAAAGGCTTATTGTAAAATGGTGGAATTAAAATCAGAATTACCTATATATCCTAAAACAATGGATTTTCCTCCATTGCTAAAGGAATTATTGattaaagagaaaaaagctaAGGGTGAAGTATTAGAAGAACTGAAATTGGATGTTgtttatcaaaagaaaaacaatggTACTTATAGAATTGCCAATGAAGGTGAAGAACCTACTATATCATTTAATGTGAATCCTGAAAAATTACCAGATATAAGtttatacaaaaatattaaattttcaacagAACACTAG